In Rhodanobacter denitrificans, a single window of DNA contains:
- a CDS encoding polysaccharide pyruvyl transferase family protein, with the protein MKLYYYIDKHGNFGDDLNPWLWSKLMPDIIDDDDSEIFVGIGTLLNNNIPAGPNKIVFGSGVGYGSALPTVDEKWKFYCVRGPLTAARLRLPNEYAITDPAALAPTVFRPNGPKRAGIAFIPHHVSAWNLDWERVCREVGIRYIDPRKDVDTVLEEISRSSAIIAEAMHGAILADSFRIPWMPVVLYDHILQPKWHDWAGSLALKYSPAQLKGAWDPDYNYSKSDRLKIVAKRSLCKVGLGSTTWTPPPAKSTNKEIESFIIQFERLTKNPSLTLSKDSIFDEASNRLMEKLEQLKADFS; encoded by the coding sequence ATGAAGCTCTACTACTACATTGACAAGCATGGAAATTTTGGCGACGACCTGAACCCTTGGTTATGGTCAAAGTTGATGCCCGACATAATAGATGACGACGACTCCGAGATCTTTGTTGGAATAGGGACATTGCTAAACAACAACATTCCAGCAGGTCCCAACAAAATCGTATTCGGGTCCGGCGTAGGTTATGGCTCCGCCTTGCCGACAGTGGACGAAAAGTGGAAGTTTTACTGTGTTCGTGGCCCCCTAACCGCCGCAAGGCTCAGACTCCCTAACGAATATGCGATAACGGATCCAGCGGCGCTAGCTCCCACCGTGTTCCGCCCAAACGGTCCGAAACGAGCCGGCATCGCGTTCATCCCTCATCACGTGAGCGCATGGAACCTGGACTGGGAACGCGTCTGTCGAGAGGTCGGCATACGCTATATCGACCCAAGAAAGGATGTCGACACCGTACTCGAGGAGATCTCCAGGTCGTCGGCAATCATTGCAGAGGCCATGCACGGCGCCATTTTGGCGGACTCTTTCAGAATACCTTGGATGCCGGTCGTGCTGTATGACCATATCCTCCAGCCAAAGTGGCACGACTGGGCTGGATCACTTGCTCTGAAATACTCCCCTGCCCAACTGAAGGGCGCGTGGGATCCCGATTACAATTACTCCAAATCGGACAGGCTCAAGATCGTTGCCAAAAGATCCCTTTGCAAGGTCGGTCTTGGTTCCACGACTTGGACACCACCGCCTGCCAAGAGCACAAACAAAGAAATCGAAAGTTTCATCATACAGTTCGAACGATTGACCAAAAACCCTTCGCTGACGCTGAGCAAGGACAGTATTTTCGACGAAGCCTCAAACCGCCTCATGGAGAAGCTGGAGCAGCTCAAAGCGGACTTCTCCTGA